The proteins below come from a single Salinilacihabitans rarus genomic window:
- a CDS encoding YbaK/EbsC family protein yields MHPRTASFRAQARQEYGFDPAVEEFPEGTETAADAAAAVGCDVAQIASSLAFDVDGDLVVSVTSGANRVDEAALGAQFDAPADAVSLADPDRIERVLGWSIGGVPPFCHDRPVPVVLDETLLAYDTVWAAAGTPDAVFPIDPERLRTLAGAEAVAVGE; encoded by the coding sequence ATGCACCCGCGTACAGCGTCGTTCAGGGCCCAGGCGCGGCAGGAGTACGGCTTCGATCCGGCGGTCGAGGAGTTCCCCGAGGGGACCGAGACCGCCGCGGACGCCGCGGCGGCGGTCGGCTGCGACGTCGCCCAGATCGCCAGTTCGCTCGCGTTCGACGTCGACGGCGACCTCGTCGTCTCGGTCACCAGCGGCGCGAACCGCGTCGACGAGGCCGCCCTCGGCGCGCAGTTCGACGCGCCGGCCGACGCGGTCTCGCTGGCCGATCCGGACCGGATCGAGCGGGTCCTCGGCTGGTCGATCGGCGGCGTCCCGCCGTTCTGTCACGACCGGCCCGTGCCCGTGGTGCTCGACGAGACGCTGCTCGCGTACGACACCGTCTGGGCCGCCGCGGGGACGCCGGACGCGGTGTTTCCGATCGACCCCGAGCGACTCCGGACGCTCGCCGGCGCCGAGGCGGTCGCCGTCGGCGAGTGA
- a CDS encoding YihY/virulence factor BrkB family protein → MEPDPDLRTPVPFAKAVVAGVRERNVPFMAASIAYQAFVSLIPLLVLVFFLVSVVGDEQLAATVAETTEGFLPESGTELLEDAIAGSVATAGTSVIGLVVLLWGSLKIFRGLDTAFSEVYDSTAERSFVGQLRDALVVFGALGLALLAAAVASGAFAFFPDSVLLAVVNPLLLVVGLTVAFFPMYYVFPNVDVSVREVLPGVVVAAVGWAALQALFQVYVAFASGSESAGAIGGVLLVLTWLYFGALVLLVGAVVNATGTGRLVVEADAEETPEIGPDSAEVERERLAERVTDLERERDLLAHDLHAARELRDRLERRSRRLEAERDRLERETERLRAERELRREPGWQRLARRLAGRVSVLSIGVSRSDE, encoded by the coding sequence CCCGTGCCGTTCGCGAAGGCGGTCGTCGCGGGCGTTCGAGAGCGGAACGTCCCGTTCATGGCCGCGAGCATCGCCTACCAGGCGTTCGTCTCGCTGATCCCGCTGCTCGTGCTGGTCTTTTTCCTCGTCTCGGTCGTCGGCGACGAGCAACTCGCCGCGACCGTCGCCGAGACCACCGAGGGGTTCCTCCCCGAGAGCGGCACCGAACTGCTCGAAGACGCGATCGCCGGCTCGGTCGCCACCGCGGGCACCTCCGTCATCGGCCTCGTCGTGTTGCTCTGGGGGTCGCTGAAGATCTTCCGCGGCCTCGACACCGCGTTCTCCGAGGTGTACGACTCGACGGCCGAGCGGTCGTTCGTCGGCCAACTCCGCGACGCCCTCGTCGTGTTCGGCGCGCTCGGACTCGCCTTGCTGGCGGCGGCCGTCGCCAGCGGCGCCTTCGCGTTCTTCCCCGACAGCGTCCTCCTCGCCGTGGTGAACCCGCTGTTGCTCGTCGTCGGGCTCACGGTCGCGTTCTTCCCGATGTACTACGTCTTCCCGAACGTCGACGTCTCCGTCCGCGAGGTGCTCCCCGGCGTCGTCGTCGCGGCCGTCGGCTGGGCGGCGCTGCAGGCGCTGTTCCAGGTGTACGTCGCGTTCGCGAGCGGCTCCGAGTCCGCGGGGGCGATCGGGGGCGTCCTGCTGGTGCTGACGTGGCTCTACTTCGGCGCCCTCGTGTTGCTCGTCGGCGCCGTGGTGAACGCGACGGGAACCGGCCGACTCGTCGTCGAGGCGGACGCCGAGGAGACGCCGGAGATCGGCCCCGACTCGGCCGAGGTGGAACGCGAGCGCCTCGCCGAGCGGGTCACGGACCTCGAACGCGAGCGGGACCTCCTCGCACACGACCTGCACGCGGCGCGGGAGCTACGGGACCGCCTCGAACGGCGCTCGCGGCGGCTGGAGGCCGAACGCGACCGACTGGAGCGGGAGACCGAGCGCCTGCGTGCGGAGCGCGAACTCCGGCGCGAACCCGGCTGGCAGCGACTCGCGCGACGGCTCGCCGGGCGCGTCTCGGTCCTCTCGATCGGCGTCTCGCGGTCGGACGAGTGA